Proteins from a single region of Hordeum vulgare subsp. vulgare chromosome 6H, MorexV3_pseudomolecules_assembly, whole genome shotgun sequence:
- the LOC123406365 gene encoding putative homeobox-leucine zipper protein HOX26, with the protein MEVSQEVVELVDTRLSLVIGAASRPPPTVLALLPATSPENEAVKRVKRKGVKEPENGAGGAVATSREHSKRANTVHDSSDVDDDDGRDASRGDATRKKLRLTVEQAALLEDSFRAHNVLSHGEKHDLARQLWLKPRQVEVWFQNRRARTKLKQTELDCELLRRWCERLSEDNARLRRELAETLASPPAFLSRLTMTNDKTAVCSSCNKLTSARMPA; encoded by the exons ATGGAGGTGTCGCAGGAGGTAGTGGAGCTCGTCGACACAAGGCTGTCCCTCGTGATCGGCGCTGCGAGCCGTCCACCGCCGACGGTCCTGGCCCTGCTGCCCGCGACATCACCGGAGAACGAAGCGGTGAAACGTGTGAAGAGGAAGGGTGTCAAGGAACCAGAGAACGGTGCGGGCGGTGCCGTTGCTACGTCAAGGGAGCATAGCAAGAGGGCCAATACGGTGCACGACAGcagcgacgtcgacgacgacgacggacgGGACGCGTCCCGCGGCGACGCGACGAGGAAGAAGCTCAGGCTCACGGTGGAGCAGGCCGCGCTGCTGGAGGACAGCTTCCGCGCGCACAACGTCCTCTCCCAC GGTGAGAAGCACGATCTTGCGAGGCAGCTCTGGTTGAAGCCGAGGCAGGTGGAGGTGTGGTTCCAGAACAGGAGGGCGCGCACCAAGCTCAAGCAGACGGAGCTCGATTGCGAGCTGCTGCGCCGGTGGTGCGAGCGTCTCAGCGAGGACAACGCGCGGCTCCGGCGAGAGCTCGCCGAGACGCTCGCCTCGCCGCCTGCCTTCTTGTCCAGGCTCACGATGACCAACGATAAGACTGCTGTGTGTTCGTCCTGCAACAAGCTCACCAGCGCCCGGATGCCGGCATGA